A DNA window from Brassica napus cultivar Da-Ae chromosome A4, Da-Ae, whole genome shotgun sequence contains the following coding sequences:
- the LOC106425533 gene encoding growth-regulating factor 4-like, protein MGNLFSLAQWQELELQALIYRYMLAGASVPQELLLPIKKSLFHQSHLNFLHYPLQHNFPHHQPWYWGRGAVDPEPGRCKRTDGKKWRCSRDVVASYKYCDRHIHRGRNRSRKPVETTTNAATNAASSFALGEKLGQGPDNLFFSSSSSHSSTQHLHLNSHQSCSSEMKQESNNKKRPYEAHNNGRTNDGHILRHFFEDWPQSSDSTSRPMSSSTCHHSISMPSYASSDVSLKLSTCNEEEEANMINNNNNEKEHQQNMNCLSSGGNDYNMDGPLAEALRSASPTSSLLQQMGISTQIFR, encoded by the exons ATGGGAAACTTGTTTAGCTTGGCACAGTGGCAAGAACTTGAGCTACAAGCACTGATATACAGATACATGCTGGCTGGTGCTTCTGTTCCTCAAGAGCTCCTCTTGCCCATCAAGAAAAGTCTCTTCCATCAATCTCATTTGAACTTCCTTCACTATCCTCTGCAACATAACTTCCCCCATCACCAACCCt GGTACTGGGGAAGAGGAGCAGTGGATCCTGAGCCAGGGAGGTGCAAGAGAACGGACGGGAAGAAATGGAGATGTTCGAGGGATGTTGTAGCCAGTTACAAGTATTGCGACCGCCATATCCACCGTGGTCGAAACCGTTCAAGAAAGCCTGTGGAAACCACCACAAATGCTGCCACAAATGCCGCATCTTCTTTTGCCTTAGGCGAGAAGCTTGGGCAGGGACCAGACAATCTTTTCTTCTCCTCTAGCTCTTCTCATTCTTCAACTCAGCATCTCCACCTTAATAGTCATCAAAG TTGTTCTTcagagatgaaacaagaaagcAACAACAAAAAGAGACCATATGAAGCTCACAATAATGGAAGAACAAACGATGGTCACATCCTGAGGCATTTCTTTGAGGACTGGCCACAATCATCAGACTCAACCTCACGTCCAATGAGCTCATCGACTTGTCATCATTCCATCTCCATGCCCAGTTACGCTTCATCAGATGTTTCTCTAAAACTTTCCACAtgcaatgaagaagaagaagcaaacatgattaacaacaacaacaatgagAAGGAGCATCAACAAAACATGAATTGTTTGAGCAGTGGAGGAAACGACTACAATATGGATGGACCATTGGCTGAAGCCTTGAGGTCAGCCTCTCCGACTTCCAGTCTTCTTCAACAAATGGGAATCTCAACTCAAATCTTTCGTTGA
- the LOC106425482 gene encoding putative pre-16S rRNA nuclease isoform X2 yields the protein MKYVKPLRLLGDALKTKVSVPGRFLGLDVGDKYVGLAVSDPSNMIASPLSVLLRKKTNIDLMATDFQNLVKSFSVSGLVVGYPFGKLNNVEDVVIVNLFIEELRKTEKLKDVKYTYWDERLSSKFKRRRCWTSLPL from the exons ATGAAGTATGTGAAGCCATTGAGGTTACTGGGTGATGCGTTGAAGACAAAAGTGTCAGTACCTGGTCGGTTTCTCGGGTTAGATGTGGGTGATAAGTATGTTGGATTAGCTGTTTCAGACCCTTCTAATATGATTGCGTCTCCTTTGAG TGTTCTGCTAAGGAAGAAAACAAACATTGACTTGATGGCTACAGATTTTCAGAATCTG GTCAAGTCATTTTCTGTGTCTGGCTTAGTAGTTGGTTATCCTTTTGGCAAACTGAACAACGTAGAAGAC GTTGTGATTGTGAATCTTTTCATTGAGGAGCTTCGTAAAACCGAAAAACTCAAGGATGTGAAGTACACTTATTGGGACGAGCGGTTATCATCAAAG